One stretch of Xiphophorus maculatus strain JP 163 A chromosome 19, X_maculatus-5.0-male, whole genome shotgun sequence DNA includes these proteins:
- the LOC102222380 gene encoding protein L-Myc-1b: protein MEFDCFQSYFFHDFDTEEDFYKSTAPSEDIWKKFELLPTPPMSPHRTLCDSALHFSPGDKLNWLTKVLGPDEVCEGAFTPDPTELFDNLSAHIIQDCMWSSSEKVSAAAAQTPAPQQISVRATKTQCASTGGLISAAIDCVDPAAVLTFPASSCRKPASSGSESRSDSSDDEEEIDVVTVESKQNRVRLLSGRKPVTIRVRADPCPKSFHVSIHQQQHNYAARSPDSDPEEDEEDDDDYEEEPLSKRACTTSHQLPPSPSDTPLNSDAEDSDRRRNHNFLERKRRNDLRSRFTALRDQIPSLESAKAPKVAILTQATDYLEELHLRERRHLQEKKRLRTRQQQLLRKLSELKRS from the exons ATGGAGTTTGATTGTTTCCAGTCTTATTTTTTCCACGATTTCGACACCGAGGAGGATTTTTATAAGTCCACTGCGCCCAGTGAGGATATCTGGAAAAAGTTCGAGCTGCTGCCCACCCCTCCCATGTCCCCCCACAGGACTCTGTGTGACTCTGCCTTGCACTTCTCTCCGGGGGACAAGTTAAACTGGTTGACCAAGGTGCTGGGGCCGGATGAGGTGTGTGAGGGTGCGTTCACGCCCGACCCCACGGAGCTTTTTGATAACCTCAGCGCGCACATCATCCAGGACTGCATGTGGAGTAGTTCTGAGAAAGTGTCGGCGGCTGCGGCGCAGACCCCGGCTCCCCAACAGATCTCAGTCCGGGCCACGAAGACTCAATGCGCCTCTACGGGTGGTCTCATCTCAGCGGCTATAGACTGCGTGGACCCCGCCGCCGTTCTTACCTTCCCcgccagcagctgcagaaagcCGGCGTCGTCTGGCTCAGAGTCTCGCTCTGATTCCTCCG ATGATGAGGAAGAAATCGACGTGGTCACCGTGGAGAGCAAGCAGAACCGAGTGCGGCTGCTGAGTGGGAGGAAACCGGTTACCATTAGGGTCCGCGCGGACCCCTGCCCCAAAAGCTTCCACGTGTCCAtccatcagcagcagcacaacTACGCAGCCCGCTCGCCGGACAGTGACCcagaagaggatgaggaggatgacGATGACTACGAAGAGGAGCCTTTGAGCAAGCGTGCCTGCACGACATCCCACCAGCTGCCGCCTTCCCCCTCGGACACCCCGCTGAACTCGGATGCGGAGGACTCTGACCGCAGGCGAAACCACAActttctggagaggaagaggaggaacgACCTCAGGTCCCGCTTCACCGCCCTGCGGGATCAAATCCCCAGCCTCGAGTCGGCCAAGGCCCCCAAGGTGGCTATCCTGACCCAGGCGACGGATTACCTAGAGGAGCTGCATCTCAGGGAGAGGCGACACCTACAGGAGAAGAAGCGCCTCCGAACCAGGCAGCAGCAACTTCTCCGCAAATTATCTGAACTCAAACGCTCCTGA